The window GGATTTTTGCCAGCATTAAATACGCTTCTGGCTTCTTCCAGAGCTTCAGATGTTTTTCTAGATGAACTCTTGCAGCTTCTAGTTCTTCCAAGGCCAAAAGTGTTTTACCATAAGCCAGAGAAGCATCCCCATATTTATACTCTGGGTCTAATTTCAATAAGGTTTCCAGATGGCTTTTGGCAGTCTCAAAGTTTTTATTTTTCATAGCCAGGGATGCAGTCCCCCAAAGTGCCTGAGGGTTAAATGGATCTTTTTCTAACGCTGTCTCATAAGCATTTCTTGCTCTATCAAATAATTCTAAATCGCAAAGCAGATTGCCGAGAGCCACAAACTGATGAGCTTTTCCGATATTCATCGCCGCCGCTTCAGCATTCCAAAGTTCACGACGACGCATCCAACGCCTAACATAGTTGGGGATGGGAAGATCGATTAGAGGAAGGCGACGTACTAAGAAGTAAATGATGGCACCCGGAACGTTGAGAAAGATTAAGATCCAAAGCCATGTATTCTTTTCTGGATCATTGCGAACACAGTCATAGATCATCCACATCCAGAAGAGAGTTGGTATAAACCATAAAACTTGGGACATTTGTCAAGCCACTTTAACTAAAGTTTGTATGCTACCCAATA of the Allocoleopsis franciscana PCC 7113 genome contains:
- a CDS encoding tetratricopeptide repeat protein encodes the protein MSQVLWFIPTLFWMWMIYDCVRNDPEKNTWLWILIFLNVPGAIIYFLVRRLPLIDLPIPNYVRRWMRRRELWNAEAAAMNIGKAHQFVALGNLLCDLELFDRARNAYETALEKDPFNPQALWGTASLAMKNKNFETAKSHLETLLKLDPEYKYGDASLAYGKTLLALEELEAARVHLEKHLKLWKKPEAYLMLAKIHAKQGNSQEACRLVEMMLCNLRGSPEYHYRRNLHVVRDAQKFLRKCRYSPKD